The DNA segment CGTCGTTCGCGTGGGCGGCCTCGACGCTCCGGGCGATCGCGCGCAACACCGGCGGGTGGAGCGGGTCGTGCAGGTCGGCGACGCGGTCGTCGTCGCGCGCCGCGGCCATCACGTACTGCGCGAGGTCGTTCGTGCCGATGCTGAGGAAGTCGACCCGCGCAGCGAGCTCCTCGGCGACGAGGACGGCACCGGGCGTCTCGATCATTACGCCGAGTTCCGGACCGGCGTGCTCGATCCCCTCGCTCGTGAGGTCGTCGGCGACCCGCTCGACGGTCTCGAGCGCGGACTCGAGTTCCTCGACCGTCGAGACCAGCGGGAACATCACCGCGAGGCGCCCCTCGCCCGCCGCGGCGCGCAACAGCGCGCGCAGTTGGCTCTCGAACAGGCCCGCGTCGGGCCCCAGCGACCGGCGGATACCCCGCTCGCCGAGGAACGGGTTCTGGCTGTCGGGCAGCTCCAGGTAGGGAATCGGCTTGTCGCCACCCACGTCGAGCGTGCGGACGACGACCCGTCCCTCGGGGAACGCAGAGAGCGCCTCGCGGTAGGTCTCGTACTGTTCGTCCTCGTCGGGCGGCGACTCGCGGTCGAGAAAGAGGAACTCGGTGCGAAAGAGGCCGATCCCGTCGGCCCCCTGCTCGAGCGCGCCGTCCAGTTCGGCGAGCGTCCCGAGGTTCGCGGCGACCTCGATCTCTCGGCCGTCCGCGGTGGCGACCGGCTCCCTTCTGACCTCGACGTCTCGAACCGCCGCGGCCCGTTTCCGGACGGCATCGTCGGGTTCGACGATCACCTCGCCCGACTCGCCGTCGACGACTATCTCGCTCCCGTCCTCGATCTCCTGGAGCGCGTCGCCGAGGCCGACGACCGCGGGCAGTCCGAGCGACCTGGCGAAGATCGCGGCGTGCGAGGTCCGCCCGCCGAGGGCGGTCGCGAAGCCCGCGACCCGATCGGGGTCGAGCTTCGCCGTGTCGCTGGGAGTGAGCCGCTCGGCGAGCAGGATCGACCCTTCGGGCAGGTCCGCGAGGTCCGTCCCCCCGGCATCGGTGAGCACTCGAAGGAGTCGGTCACGGACGTCCCGCAGATCGTCGGCACGCTCGGCCATCCGTCCCTCCATCCCCTCGAACTGTTCGATGGGTCCCGAGAAGCCCTCCCTGACGGCGTGCTCGGCGGGCAGGCCGTCGGCGATCGCGTCCTCGACGCCCTCGGCGATCTGGGGATCGTTGAGGAACTGGACGTGCGCGCCGAACACCTCTGCCTCCTCCTCGCCGACGCGCTCCTCGGCGCGCTCGCGCTCGGACTCGAGGTCGGCCTCGGCCGTCTCGCGGGCCGATTCGAACCGCTCGCGCTCGGCGTCGGCGTCGACCGTCGAGGGCTCCGGCGGGTCGCGTAGCTCGATCTCCTCGGCGTACCAGACGACCCGACCGAGCCCCGAGAGCGGCGTCACGCCGGTACCGGTGAGCGTTCTCATCTCACTCCTCACCCTCCTCGGGCGTCGAAAGGACCTCCTCGAGCGCGTCGAGGGCCGCCTCCGCGTCCTCGCCCTCGGCACTCAGTCGGACCTCCTCGCCGTGTTTCACGCCGAGACTGGTCACCGCGATCATGCTGCTTGCGGCCACCGCCTCCGCGTCCTCGCCCTCGGCGACCGGCGCGACGGTGACGTCGGCGTCGAACTCGTTTGCGGTCTCGACGAACTTCGCCGCCGGACGGGCGTGCAGCCCCGCCTCGGGGACGATCTCCACGACTCGCTCCATCAGGCGACCGCCTCCCTGAGCGTCTCGCGGACGGCCTCGGGCGATTCCGCCTCGTGAAGCGAGTCACGCACCTCCTCGTGCATGAGTGCACGAGAGAGCGAACTGAGCATCCCGAGGTGCTCCTCGCTTCCTCCCTCGGGGACCAGCAGCATGAAGATCAGCGTCGCGGGTTCGTCGTCCATCGCGTCGAAGTCCACGCCGCGATCCGAGCGGGCGAACACCACCGTCGGCCGGGTCACCGCGTCGGTCTGGGCGTGGGGGATGCCGATGCCCATCCCGACGCCGGTGGTCGTCTCCTCCTCGCGGGCGAACAGCGCCTCGAGGGCGGTCTCTCGGTCCTCGACGCGACCCGCCTCGACGGCCATGTCGAGCAGGTGTTCGATGCAGGCGTCCTTCTCGGCGGGCGGTTCCTCGAGCGATACGAGTTCTCGGGGTAGCAGCGTGTCGATGTCCTGTGGGTCCATGAGTAGTAGTGGGTCCGCGGTCGTCAGTCCGCGCTCTGCGGTTCGTTCGCGATTCGATCCTCGAAGTCCGGCTTGATCAACGTTGCCACGGTCGCGGTGACGACCGTTCCGAGGGCGATACAGCCGAGGAACAACAGCGCACTGTTCGAAAGGAGGACGACGAAGATCCCGCCGTGGGGGGCGGGCATCGTCACCCCGAGCGCCATCGCGGTCGCTCCGGCGACGGCGCTGCCGGCGATGGCGCTCGGGATCACCCGCAGCGGATCGGCCGCCGCGTAGGGGATCGCGCCCTCGGTG comes from the Halalkalicoccus sp. CG83 genome and includes:
- the ptsP gene encoding phosphoenolpyruvate--protein phosphotransferase, yielding MRTLTGTGVTPLSGLGRVVWYAEEIELRDPPEPSTVDADAERERFESARETAEADLESERERAEERVGEEEAEVFGAHVQFLNDPQIAEGVEDAIADGLPAEHAVREGFSGPIEQFEGMEGRMAERADDLRDVRDRLLRVLTDAGGTDLADLPEGSILLAERLTPSDTAKLDPDRVAGFATALGGRTSHAAIFARSLGLPAVVGLGDALQEIEDGSEIVVDGESGEVIVEPDDAVRKRAAAVRDVEVRREPVATADGREIEVAANLGTLAELDGALEQGADGIGLFRTEFLFLDRESPPDEDEQYETYREALSAFPEGRVVVRTLDVGGDKPIPYLELPDSQNPFLGERGIRRSLGPDAGLFESQLRALLRAAAGEGRLAVMFPLVSTVEELESALETVERVADDLTSEGIEHAGPELGVMIETPGAVLVAEELAARVDFLSIGTNDLAQYVMAAARDDDRVADLHDPLHPPVLRAIARSVEAAHANDAWIGMCGEMAGDPDLTELLVGMELDELSMSAVTIPDVKARIVETDADAAAALAGDALESPTRHAVTNLLHQ
- the ptsH1 gene encoding phosphocarrier protein HPr, whose amino-acid sequence is MERVVEIVPEAGLHARPAAKFVETANEFDADVTVAPVAEGEDAEAVAASSMIAVTSLGVKHGEEVRLSAEGEDAEAALDALEEVLSTPEEGEE
- a CDS encoding PTS sugar transporter subunit IIA, whose translation is MDPQDIDTLLPRELVSLEEPPAEKDACIEHLLDMAVEAGRVEDRETALEALFAREEETTTGVGMGIGIPHAQTDAVTRPTVVFARSDRGVDFDAMDDEPATLIFMLLVPEGGSEEHLGMLSSLSRALMHEEVRDSLHEAESPEAVRETLREAVA